The genomic window tcttgttatctggtgtgctccctgggcgtttgttgggccgctgtgagatacaggaagctggactagatgggcctatggcctgatccagtggggctcttcttatgttcttaaactacaattcccaggaggccttgcaggtctcttattatctggtgtgctccctggggcatttggtgggccgctgtgagatacaggaagctggactagatgggcctatggcctgatccagtggggcttttcttatgttcttatggtcatgATGGCTGAAGAGACTTGAAAGAGGTGAAGATTTTGCTCAGTTGTAGAGCGGAAGAATCCAGGCTCCGCTGAACACAGAGTAAGCACTTAGGCTTGTGACATTTGACCTAATTGGTGTGTTAAGCAGTGGCCACAAATGTCTGTCAGCTCTGTTTGATAAAGTTTTAATTATTTCCTCCTTCCGAGTTGTTGTCAGTTCACTAGTGTAGGAGGGGCGGCTCCTTTGTCTTCACCTCCAGGTCCATTCATGTTACCTCAGTTCCTAACCCAGTTTAAAGACACAGAGTGACATTTGATTGGCCTGACAAACATTCTCTCTACcattgggaggaggaggaaaatagtaACACATGACGTCTACCACTGAAATCTCCGCCTGCAACTTGTAGAGATGGGCTGTGAGCTGGACTGCAGTATATCCAAGGTGCATctagaagaaagaagggaaggagagaaaggaggtaggGAGAAAGATCTTTCAAAATGGCTGGTGGGGTGCTTGTGATTCATCTCATGTAAAGGGTTGAGCATCAAATTGTCAGGGGAACAAGAATGTTTGGCCCAGCAACCGACTGGATTAGCAGTTGGagtgctgtgaggctgcaagtGCCCTAGCACAGAAGTGCTTGCAGCATCACCCAGGTAGGGTGGTGAGTGAGGATTCCTTGAAGGCCCCTTCTCATTCTACAATCCTGTGATTCCGTAATAGCTGGATAGCTGGATTCCCCTTTTCGCTCCCACCCAGCCCCTCCTGCTTCAACTACAGTGTGTAGAGTAGCTCATTCTCTTCCTCCCACTGTGATATGTTCTTCAGTGGCCTCTAAGACAAGTGGGATCTCCAACCAGCAGTCCCATAACAGCTCCCTGGAAAGCTGGACTGAGAAGACTACAGGCAACACCACAGCTGACTGCCTGAGAAACCAAAAAGAGTACCATCGCTGTTTAAGAGGCGTTTCTGATTTCACAGATGGAAACATTACCTCACTACATGGTGAGTAAACTCTTCCCAGCTGCTGAAATAGTTTGCTGAAGACTGGATAGAATCACAATTTCTTTTCTCCTTAACGATATGAAAGGGATCTGCTGGATGCAAAcccaagacccatctagttcagcatcctgcttgCCACAATGGCCTGCCATATGCTTATGGGAATCCTACATACAGAAAAAAGGGCCCGCCACCCCAGTTGTCTCCTAGCAACTGGTATTAAATGGTAGTCTTCTGCATATGGGGGCTCtatatacagcaagtcctcacttagtCATTGATAGGGTCTtgaaaactgcaactttaagcgaaATGGCTTATGTTTGTAGTACAGAAACCAGTTTTACCGTAGACTATTTGGTATATGTAAACATAAGTTGCCTTCCtccagcatatttctggtcatgaaaagTTACCAAATTTCTAAATAGAGATCCCAAAGACTTctaattttaaacatttaaataaatgtgagTTTGGGGGGCGGGAGGAAACCCATGCAGTCATGGGGAGAATTTGCAACTCCACATCGAGAGTGGCCCCAGCTGGGAATCAACTAAGTGAGAACTTGCTGCATAGCCAATGGTAATGGCTAGTTCTCAGatgcccttttaaagccacctaagCCGGCTGCAGTTACCAGTCTGAAGGCAACACATTCCAAAtgttggtttttgtttcttttagcaCATAACTATCTCTGTGTGTCCTGAGTCATGTAGTGCTGTCCTGAGCACTGTTGCATGGTGGTGAACAATGTTATCGCACCTTCTCCATTGAGCCCAGATGCACCCCATTTTGTCCTTGCAGTTTCCCAGAGAGGGGGTGAGGGTGGAGACTTGGCAGAGGGtgaaagcacagaaaagcatcttCCTGCTTTCCACAGCTCAGCATTGGGAGAGGCCCTTCTCCAAAACCTGGCAAATCACACCATGAAGTTTAAAAGTCTTTGCCAGGTTGAAAACTTGGTGGTCCCTTGTCACCGAACTGGTCCAGGACTGAGAAGTGCTCTATTTTGTCCAGCAGAGAGAGGGTAAAGATGAAGTGGAAGTGGATGGGCTTGTGATGGGATGGAAGAGACTATCCTAATGTGGAGGAAtccttttctttctcatctcATAGGGACCTTTGTTTGTGCACATTGCCCACGCACTGAGAGAGAAGAGCCCATATATTTTGTTGCTGGACAGAAAGTAACATGGTCTGAAGCCAATAAGTTTTGTAGAGACAAGAAAGGGAAGTTGTTCACACTCAAGAACGAGACAATACTGGTAAGAAACGCAGTAGGATAATTGCAAAATTCGTGTCTGGAATATGGGTTGATGCAGATTCTTCAGATGGGACATTAAGCATTAAGGAAGAAGGTGTGTTACTCCTTCAGACACTTTTCCCCCTAAATTCTACAGAGGATTGATTACCCCACACTTTGTTTTATTCCCCGCAGAAGCTGAAGGGGAggatttcatttttttcagaaGGGCACTATGAGCAGCATCATGGCTGTTAATTTGGGAAGGGCAGGCACACCTACAATTCCCCCATTCCACATGTATAATCAGGGCTGGCCAACCCTGCAGCCAGTAGAGGTCGCTGCATGGCTTTAGACtgcaagggaaggagggaggtagTGGCAAAATCTGGGTGCTTTTCACCCTCAGTCTGCAGTGCTCAGAGAAGGAGCTGCTTCACATGGGATTAAGCACAAAGCAGCTTCTGCTTCGCACTCTAAACAGATCATTCCCCTGAAGACTTCCAGGTTTCAGGCAGCAggcaaggagcacagtaagggttTGGGGTATTCTTAAGGTGTCATGGCAGACCTGCATCAGCATTATTTGTGTGTGATAATCTGGCTTCAGCTGGATCAGGGCACTTTCCCCCTTAATTTATCCTGAGGTTTGTGGGGCATACAGTGGTAGCGAGTACATCTGGGGGTTAAAGATCCTGGGGAAGACCCATGAATGACAGTTCTGGAATGCAATTTATTTGGCAGGAAGCTATCCCGCCCTtcatcctacccaacttttcctATTGGTTTGCGGCTAGCTGTGTGCCTTCAGGAACCTGCAGTGGGACAGATGGTTCGCCATTCGATCCAACCCTGTGAGTGTGTTCCTGTGTTCTCTGTTTTATaactgcctgagagagagagagtacttaGAAAAATGTCCTAATCCCTTGGCATTATTGGTCTTCTGGTTGTCCTCTTTGCTTCATGGTTCAGTACTCAAAGAATTGGCCAATCCTCTCCCATACATAAACGTAATGAGAGTGAGCTGGGCTTCACATACACTCACCATGGATTTAAACTTTACATTTGTGGCACCCCATAGTGATGTCTGTactttcattgtattgtttaGGAGAGTTCCTTGCCAAACTCACTCGATGTGTGTCATTGATAGCAAGAGAGTTTTTGGTGAAGAGTCCATGTATCTAACTTGAGGGAGTGGATTTTATATTTGGGTCTCCATTCCAGaaagctgctgctgtggctgacaTCTGCAGTGAAATTTCAGTAGAATCCACACGTGATTAAAATACTCAACCAAGCAACCAAATATCAACTGCCCCCTGCCCTTCTTTCAGCACTGTCTCATTGGAGATCATGTCTGGCCACAGAAAACCTCTTTTAATCCATGATGGGTTGCCTCTGTCACGTGCTCAGGTCCTGGCTTGATGCAGCCACCCATTGTGACTGGAACATCCATTGTGTGAATTCACCCTGCATTTGGGGTTTTCAAAAGGCCTAGTCCCCTCTAAAAGGGCAGGCAATTGCCATAGGACTGGTTCTTCCTTCATTCTTACCATCTGATTTaacttcatttaaaatattttatataccaCTATAAAAGGAGAAAACATTTATGGAGCATTTTTCCATTGCAAAACAAAAGGGAGGATGATTCCTTGCCTGAAAGTGGCTTATAGCTAGAGGTGGGTTTTTcattgataatgaaataaaaacaccgctttctgcacttctcagttttgtaaaaaagcaaaagcaatcaaaatctgtgaaaaaataaaaccattctctaacatcTCTCCATGCATGTGGTTGCAACTACTGACACTACACCAGCTATGTCTCCTAtgtagtacacttttaaaggaattataaattatattgtataaattcatttattataatttataaatattatatataatataatttataaattatgtttaTATAACTTATAATATAGATTATATAATAGTATACATTATATAACATATTATAAGTtataataatttttataaaaataCATCCTTGGACGAAAAACATATAACAGTGGTTTCTGCATtactaactttggaaaacacagaagtcaacaaaaaaagaaccattttcacccacctctacttatagggcatgcctgtatttctcTTTAAGCTATATCTGCTGGAATTCTGTTCTGTAACTccccgcagttaagtgaaaccatggatacggggTGAACattccccaccctctggagccaagggggAGCAGAGTCTctggagcagagtcctactcgtgagtaagagcccaagggtcaggcatttaaatcaaagttgaaagttagctgcacctaaggtagcacctaatcgaaggaagggaggaagataatgtgaaaagcaggtttttctacttgtttaaattaaacctatacttaacccaggttaaacttaatctaagttagaacataacctaaacaggtcagtaaattgggacacaggatctagagagcaataaataattaaacaaacccaaataaaaactagcttgaggttacaaaaacagtccagcctaagagaacagaactaggagggaaagaacctaggaagggccaattcccaacccattaagagccccattaggctaatccaagcagtccattcaggagcctgcagagtaggtcacacccatcagcagccatttgccttcctgagcttttgtaaactcacctgggaaggccagccccctttcaatcaggaaggaaggagggagggggagccagccaggagtataaagctaggccggccatcgcgtgaggctctctgcagacgcgtgtggcctctgggaaccaagtgcctcgggaactaagtgccaggtaaggcacgagagtttagcatctgggcgaggaggccagggccccatacactgcccttcctcttcccttgagaaaagggctgctatccagtgtaaagtttttaaaaggacccctaaataaaacaacaacaacaacaacaacaaagctattcagtcagacagccagcaggagggtggaggctatccagtgttctgcatcgagtgccacatgtatgattatatgcctctggggcataagtcatgggtgtgtcctcggtgcaaggagctccagggtctcagggaacgcgtccgctcccttgaagccttggtggccgacctggagaagcgcaggcaggcagaggaggaccgtggggagacttccggggacgatcaggcttcgtcccaacctcaggcgtgcagctcctcggctgcccgggtgggaagtctcaggactggaggacgtcatcctggagaggagggaaacgatcccctaggggggaccccttctccaggggatgggcccgtatccgagcgcactcgggatactcctcggtgggaggggggtcgggggcttcttgtagtgggggattcaattattagaaacatagggAGGGGgggttgcgacggatgtgaggaccgcatggtgacttgcctgcctggtgcaaaggttacggacatcacttctcgtatagacaggctagtagacagtgctgggggagaggtagcggctgtggtgcatgtcggcaccaacaacgtgggcaagtgtagctgggaggtcctggagttcaaatttaggcttttaggcaggaagctgaaagccaggacctcaaaggtagcgttctctgaagtgctacctgttccacacgcagggccagctaggcaggcggagataaggggtctcaatgtgtggatgagacagtggtgtagggaggaggggtttagattcgttaggcactggggaactttttgggacaagtggggcctgtacaagagggacgggctccatttgaaccagaatggaaccagactgctggcgcataacattaaaaaggtggcagagcagcttttaaactgatccctgggggaaggccgacaggagccgaggggcatccagtttgggactcctcatccctatgggatgaggatggggaggttagagaacaacaagacaaaggcagagtaggagaagaaattgggaaaggtagggtgatgggatgtgataaatggtttggcacaatgagaggatgcgtggacaaaggagcgaataagcagcccatccttgggcattccgtgtataaatacttttatgcgaatgcccaaagtctacgagcaaaggtgggagaactggaatgtctggtgacaagggaaaatattgacatagtgggcataacggaaacctggtggaatgcggagaatcagtgggataccgcaatcccgggctataaactctacaggagggacaggcaggggcgtgttggaggtggggtggccgtttatgttaaggaagggatagaatccagcaaagtagagattgaaggtgggtccgactccaccgtagaatctctgtgggttaaattaccaggcttgtgcagcgatgtaatactgggggcgtgctatcgtcctccagaccagaaatcggatggggaccttgaaatgaggaaacagatcagggaggtgacaaggagggacagggttgtaatcatgcgggacttcaattatcctcatattgactgggtcaatttgtgttctggtcacgataaggaaaccggatttcttgacgtgctaaatgactgtggcttagatcagctagtcacggagcccaccagaggacaggtgactctggatttaatattgtgcggtacgcaggacctggttagagatgtaaacgttactgagccattggggaacagtgatcatgctgcaatccgttttgatgtgcatgttgggggaagaataccaggcaaatctctaacaaaaacccttgacttccgacgggcggacttccctcaaattaggaggctggttagaaggaggttgaaagggagggtaaaaagagtccaatctctccagagtgcatgcaggctgcttaaaacaacagtaatagaggcccagcagaggtgtatacagcaaagaaagaagggttccactaaatccaggagggtgcccacatggctaaccaaccaagttagagaggctgtgaagggcaaggaagcttccttccgtaaatggaagtcttgccctaatgaggagaataaaaaggaacataaactgtggcaaaagaaatgtaagaaggtgatacgggaggccaagcgagactatgaggaacgcatggccagcaacattaaggggaataataaaagcttcttcaaatatgttagaagcagaaaacccgccagagaagtggttggccctctggatggtgagggaggaaaaggggagataaaaggagacttagagatggcagagaaattaaatgagttctttgcatctgtcttcacagcagaagacctcgggcagataccgctgcccgaacggcccctcctgaccgaggagttaagtcagatagaggttaaaagagaagatgtttcagacctcattgataaattaaagatcaataagtcaccgggccctgatggcatccacccaagggttattaaggaattgaagaatgaagttgcagatctcttgaccaaggtatgcaacttgtccctcaaaacggccatggtgccagaagattggaggatagcaaatgtcacgcctatttttaaaaagggaaagaggggggacccgggaaactataggccggtcagcctaacatccataccgggtaagatggtggaatgcctcatcaaagataggatctcaaaacacatagacgaacaggccttgctgagggagagtcagcatgccttctgtaagggtaagtcttgcctcacgaaccttatagaattctttgaaaaggtcaacaggcatgtggatgcgggagaacccgtggacattatatatctggactttcagaaggcgtttgacacggtccctcaccaaaggctactgaaaaaactccacagtcagggaattagaggacaggtcctctcgtggattgcgaactggtt from Tiliqua scincoides isolate rTilSci1 chromosome 9, rTilSci1.hap2, whole genome shotgun sequence includes these protein-coding regions:
- the LOC136660466 gene encoding C-type lectin domain family 12 member B-like isoform X5, whose translation is MGCELDCSISKVHLEERREGEKGVASKTSGISNQQSHNSSLESWTEKTTGNTTADCLRNQKEYHRCLRGVSDFTDGNITSLHGTFVCAHCPRTEREEPIYFVAGQKVTWSEANKFCRDKKGKLFTLKNETILEAIPPFILPNFSYWFAASCVPSGTCSGTDGSPFDPTLYNVTPRRKARSCGAFENGKISFELCNDRRRFICTFEI
- the LOC136660466 gene encoding uncharacterized protein isoform X3, producing the protein MEQLAQNDVNMNSPIVENKEKDPGQVQLLLNKPAEMRDSPESGQQQKSPWTFVRNWCLANPWKWKIILVAAAAAIIAAAIIVTIYMASKTSGISNQQSHNSSLESWTEKTTGNTTADCLRNQKEYHRCLRGVSDFTDGNITSLHGTFVCAHCPRTEREEPIYFVAGQKVTWSEANKFCRDKKGKLFTLKNETILEAIPPFILPNFSYWFAASCVPSGTCSGTDGSPFDPTL
- the LOC136660466 gene encoding uncharacterized protein isoform X1; amino-acid sequence: MEQLAQNDVNMNSPIVENKEKDPGQVQLLLNKPAEMRDSPESGQQQKSPWTFVRNWCLANPWKWKIILVAAAAAIIAAAIIVTIYMASKTSGISNQQSHNSSLESWTEKTTGNTTADCLRNQKEYHRCLRGVSDFTDGNITSLHGTFVCAHCPRTEREEPIYFVAGQKVTWSEANKFCRDKKGKLFTLKNETILEAIPPFILPNFSYWFAASCVPSGTCSGTDGSPFDPTLYNVTPRRKARSCGAFENGKISFELCNDRRRFICTFEI
- the LOC136660466 gene encoding uncharacterized protein isoform X4 produces the protein MEQLAQNDVNMNSPIVENKEKDPGQVQLLLNKPAEMRDSPESGQQQKSPWTFVRNWCLANPWKWKIILVAAAAAIIAAAIIVTIYMASKTSGISNQQSHNSSLESWTEKTTGNTTADCLRNQKEYHRCLRGVSDFTDGNITSLHGTFVCAHCPRTEREEPIYFVAGQKVTWSEANKFCRDKKGKLFTLKNETILLQCHSTQESKKLWGF
- the LOC136660466 gene encoding uncharacterized protein isoform X2, with translation MEQLAQNDVNMNSPIVENKEKDPGQVQLLLNKPAEMRDSPANPWKWKIILVAAAAAIIAAAIIVTIYMASKTSGISNQQSHNSSLESWTEKTTGNTTADCLRNQKEYHRCLRGVSDFTDGNITSLHGTFVCAHCPRTEREEPIYFVAGQKVTWSEANKFCRDKKGKLFTLKNETILEAIPPFILPNFSYWFAASCVPSGTCSGTDGSPFDPTLYNVTPRRKARSCGAFENGKISFELCNDRRRFICTFEI